In Lentimicrobiaceae bacterium, a genomic segment contains:
- a CDS encoding polysaccharide deacetylase family protein, giving the protein MRKVWIITVLSVNLILILFLIRHLYSVPLILPVGIAAFYLITMIYGSFAINSGFYINAVCRGATIKKQLALTFDDHPAGTQTHRVLDILKENQIKATFFCIGNRIPGNEDVLLRMQQEGHLIGNHSYSHSVFWGFFPPEKAKAELEQASEQIFSVTKEKPLLFRPPFGVTNPSIRKAVNKLQLTTVGWSLRSLDTVISDEQKVLNRIKKKLHPGAIVLLHERHPGIDVVLNGIITFARNEGYQIVALDKLLTITPYEK; this is encoded by the coding sequence ATGAGAAAAGTATGGATTATTACAGTATTAAGTGTGAATCTCATTCTCATACTTTTCTTAATTCGCCATTTATATTCCGTTCCCTTAATTTTACCGGTAGGCATAGCTGCATTTTATCTGATTACGATGATATATGGCTCTTTTGCCATCAATTCAGGTTTTTATATTAATGCTGTTTGTCGGGGTGCAACTATCAAAAAACAGTTAGCCCTCACCTTTGATGATCATCCTGCTGGAACCCAAACCCATAGAGTCCTTGATATACTGAAAGAAAATCAAATAAAAGCGACATTTTTTTGCATAGGAAACCGTATTCCGGGAAATGAAGATGTCCTGCTAAGGATGCAGCAGGAAGGACATTTAATAGGAAATCATTCGTATAGCCATTCGGTATTCTGGGGATTTTTCCCTCCAGAAAAAGCGAAAGCAGAACTTGAGCAGGCATCTGAACAAATTTTTTCGGTTACTAAGGAAAAACCGTTGCTTTTCCGACCACCTTTTGGTGTTACAAATCCATCAATTCGAAAGGCTGTTAATAAATTACAACTGACTACTGTCGGCTGGAGCTTGCGTTCACTTGATACCGTTATTTCAGATGAACAAAAAGTATTGAACAGAATAAAAAAAAAGCTGCATCCTGGTGCCATAGTACTGTTGCACGAAAGGCATCCCGGCATAGATGTTGTTTTGAATGGGATAATTACTTTTGCTCGAAATGAAGGGTACCAGATTGTTGCCCTCGACAAACTACTAACAATTACACCTTATGAGAAATAA
- a CDS encoding outer membrane lipoprotein carrier protein LolA has protein sequence MRNNKFLITICLLTIVSFCNAQPVGFKALQNASEVKASIEKTVSAVSSIESDFIQNQYMTALAEQMTMKGHFWFKKENKLRWQYTQPMQYQIIMNGSKMWMKDEQRVNEFNISSNRMFGEINDIMTSCLQGSIFKKTDKFKISFYENSKQFMVLLVPLKKDMKGFLKNIELYINKKDYSVEKLKMVEPSGDYTSIAFQNKKTNHEIPDSRFRPD, from the coding sequence ATGAGAAATAATAAATTTTTGATTACTATCTGTTTGCTTACAATTGTAAGTTTTTGCAATGCGCAACCTGTCGGATTCAAAGCTTTGCAAAATGCATCCGAAGTAAAAGCAAGCATTGAAAAAACTGTTTCTGCTGTTTCCTCTATTGAAAGCGATTTTATACAAAACCAGTATATGACAGCCCTTGCCGAACAAATGACCATGAAAGGACATTTTTGGTTTAAAAAGGAAAACAAGTTACGCTGGCAATACACGCAGCCCATGCAATACCAAATTATTATGAATGGTTCCAAAATGTGGATGAAAGACGAACAAAGAGTAAATGAATTCAATATCAGTTCAAACCGCATGTTTGGCGAAATCAATGATATAATGACTTCATGTTTGCAGGGAAGCATTTTTAAAAAAACTGACAAATTTAAAATCAGCTTTTACGAAAACTCTAAACAATTTATGGTGTTACTGGTTCCTCTGAAAAAAGATATGAAAGGCTTTTTAAAGAATATTGAACTGTATATCAATAAAAAAGATTATTCGGTAGAAAAATTGAAAATGGTAGAACCTTCGGGCGATTATACCTCCATCGCTTTTCAAAACAAAAAAACCAATCATGAAATTCCGGATAGCAGGTTTCGCCCTGATTAG
- a CDS encoding ABC transporter permease, protein MFKNYINSAFRNILKNKFYSALNIIGLTVGLVSTIFILLYIRDELSFDKYNTNYKRIYRLESDFRIGEKHDKFAITSFPLAPAPKLEYPEIESFTRMFRNENMLIRCNNKEFYENNIWFTDSTHFSIFSCKFIYGSPGKALCEPNTIVLTQKLAKKYFGSENPLGKLIYTNGNTSYKVSGVIENLPGNTHIQYDGLISMSTIAKFIGFERFNSMQPEAFWNVNPFSFILLKPNVQIETLLQKSPEFYKKYMETIGKQINANFKLMATGLGQIHLHSTLTADEPTGNIFYVYIFSFVAFFILLIAAINYMNMATAKSTNRAKEVGMRKVIGAYRVQIQRQFLFESVVLAFISLIISLFLIQSFLPMFNTLTDKQMSFGIISDPLISVGILLITLLVGLISGSYPAFYLSSFIPAVVLKEKNKVGRKNALLRKILVVFQFVISIFMISSTLIVSSQFRFFQNKNIGFDKENLLFTQIQDTTFAKSIPAFKQELLKNPDIIGVSTSFGLPYNNFSIQVMRVENGGKMQEIALNNIIADYDFIKIMGMQIVKGRDFDKTRGTDLQKAVIINETAAKKLGWIEPLGKKIQYDLNLDGTANRNTRVIGVVKDFNYISLHNQIEPMVIFLQQRPGGYLTIKIKEGTINKSLGYINGVWQKFGVKNPFDYKIMTDSYNTVYAHEKKLTQIFTVFSVISLFIALLGLLGLASFVTEQRTKEIGIRKISGASVASITGMFYYEFSLLLGIAFVIASPISYFFLSNWLEKFAYHVTVSPITFLLSGIIAWVVTMLAISFHILKAATENPVNAIKYE, encoded by the coding sequence ATGTTTAAAAATTATATTAACAGTGCTTTCCGTAATATTCTGAAAAACAAGTTTTATTCGGCATTAAATATCATCGGTCTGACAGTTGGACTGGTTTCCACCATTTTTATTTTGTTATATATACGCGACGAACTTTCCTTTGATAAATACAACACAAATTATAAACGGATTTACCGTCTTGAATCCGACTTCCGTATTGGTGAAAAACATGATAAATTTGCCATTACTTCATTTCCTTTGGCTCCGGCTCCCAAACTTGAATATCCGGAAATAGAATCTTTTACCCGTATGTTTCGAAACGAAAATATGCTGATACGGTGTAATAATAAAGAATTTTACGAAAACAATATCTGGTTTACCGATTCTACGCATTTTTCCATTTTCAGTTGTAAATTTATATACGGGTCTCCTGGTAAAGCTTTGTGCGAACCCAACACCATTGTACTTACACAAAAACTTGCCAAAAAATATTTTGGCAGTGAAAATCCATTGGGAAAATTGATTTATACAAATGGAAATACCAGTTACAAAGTAAGCGGGGTTATTGAAAATCTGCCGGGGAATACCCATATTCAGTACGACGGGTTAATTTCTATGTCCACCATAGCCAAATTTATCGGGTTTGAAAGGTTCAATAGCATGCAGCCCGAAGCATTCTGGAATGTGAATCCATTCAGCTTTATTCTCTTAAAACCCAATGTGCAAATAGAAACCCTGCTTCAAAAGTCTCCGGAATTTTATAAAAAATACATGGAAACCATCGGAAAACAAATTAATGCCAATTTTAAACTGATGGCTACCGGTCTCGGGCAAATTCATTTGCACTCAACTCTCACCGCCGACGAACCTACCGGAAATATATTTTACGTTTATATTTTTTCATTTGTTGCTTTTTTCATTTTATTGATTGCCGCAATCAATTATATGAATATGGCGACAGCAAAATCTACTAACCGGGCAAAAGAAGTGGGAATGCGCAAAGTAATTGGAGCTTACAGAGTACAAATCCAGCGACAGTTTTTGTTCGAATCGGTAGTATTGGCTTTTATCTCCCTAATAATTTCCCTTTTCCTTATCCAGTCGTTTTTACCGATGTTCAATACGCTTACCGATAAGCAAATGTCATTTGGCATAATTTCCGATCCTTTAATTTCTGTGGGTATCCTGCTTATTACTTTGCTGGTAGGACTAATTTCGGGAAGTTATCCTGCATTTTATCTTTCTTCCTTTATTCCGGCAGTGGTTTTGAAAGAGAAAAACAAAGTCGGAAGGAAAAATGCACTTCTACGAAAAATATTGGTTGTATTTCAGTTTGTTATTTCTATTTTTATGATTTCAAGCACACTTATTGTAAGCAGTCAGTTTCGCTTTTTTCAGAATAAAAATATCGGTTTTGATAAGGAAAATCTTCTTTTCACCCAAATTCAGGATACTACCTTCGCCAAAAGTATTCCGGCATTTAAACAGGAGCTTCTTAAAAATCCTGATATTATTGGTGTAAGTACTTCGTTCGGACTTCCATACAACAATTTTTCCATCCAGGTGATGCGGGTAGAAAACGGTGGAAAAATGCAGGAAATTGCCCTCAATAATATTATTGCCGATTATGATTTTATAAAAATAATGGGAATGCAAATAGTTAAAGGGAGAGATTTTGATAAAACCAGGGGTACCGATCTCCAAAAAGCCGTTATTATCAATGAAACAGCTGCAAAAAAATTAGGTTGGATTGAACCTTTAGGTAAAAAAATTCAATATGATCTTAATCTCGACGGTACAGCCAACCGAAATACACGTGTAATTGGCGTGGTTAAAGATTTTAATTACATCTCTTTACACAATCAGATAGAACCCATGGTTATTTTTTTACAACAGCGTCCCGGTGGATATTTGACAATAAAAATTAAAGAAGGAACAATTAATAAATCTCTTGGCTATATTAATGGTGTTTGGCAAAAATTTGGTGTTAAAAATCCTTTCGATTACAAAATAATGACTGATTCATACAATACTGTTTATGCACACGAAAAAAAACTTACCCAAATTTTTACCGTGTTTTCTGTAATTTCTCTTTTTATTGCCTTATTAGGTTTGTTGGGTCTTGCATCATTCGTTACAGAACAAAGAACGAAGGAAATAGGTATAAGGAAAATTTCCGGGGCATCAGTTGCTTCTATAACCGGAATGTTCTACTATGAGTTTTCTCTGTTATTGGGTATTGCTTTTGTGATTGCCAGTCCGATATCTTATTTTTTCCTTAGTAATTGGCTCGAAAAATTTGCATACCATGTTACTGTTTCTCCAATCACTTTTTTGCTTTCTGGAATTATTGCCTGGGTTGTTACCATGTTGGCTATCAGCTTTCATATCCTAAAAGCTGCTACTGAAAATCCAGTAAATGCAATTAAATACGAATAG
- a CDS encoding beta-ketoacyl-[acyl-carrier-protein] synthase family protein, whose amino-acid sequence MARRVFVTGIGIISSIGSNVEKTLASVFTGRSGIGKAEFLPTLLRDILPVAEIKLSNDALADQAGVSPKQYTRTALLGMLAAKQATEDAQITSAELSQRTLLLSATSVGGMDKSENFYREFIADNRKGRLSQIVHHDCGDSTEAIADYIGVKQGMGTISTACSSSANSIMLGTRLIRNGLTDKVIAGGTDALTRFTLNGFNSLMILDKNPCRPFDETRNGLNLGEAAAFIVLEPEKAITANKKFYCEVTGYDNACDAFHQTASSPEGLGALLAMKKALSVAGLQPSEIQYINVHGTGTQNNDLSEGIAIQTLFGENVPLLSSTKSFTGHTLGATGAVEAILSILSIKQGIVYPNLNFSEKMKELNFYPNTQLLTGKNIVNVLSNSFGFGGNNTTLIFSRR is encoded by the coding sequence ATGGCAAGACGGGTTTTTGTTACCGGAATAGGGATCATCAGTTCAATTGGAAGCAATGTGGAAAAAACACTTGCATCTGTTTTTACAGGTAGGTCGGGTATAGGCAAGGCTGAATTTTTGCCAACATTGCTTCGCGATATTTTACCTGTTGCCGAAATAAAATTATCCAATGATGCATTGGCAGACCAGGCAGGTGTTTCCCCGAAACAATATACCCGAACAGCATTACTTGGAATGTTGGCTGCTAAACAAGCTACGGAAGATGCACAAATTACTTCCGCAGAACTTTCGCAACGAACGCTGCTTCTGTCGGCAACCTCGGTAGGTGGAATGGACAAAAGTGAAAATTTTTACCGGGAATTCATTGCCGATAACCGAAAAGGAAGACTCAGTCAAATAGTCCATCACGATTGTGGCGACAGTACCGAAGCCATAGCAGACTATATCGGTGTAAAACAAGGAATGGGAACTATCAGTACTGCATGCTCTTCTTCTGCCAATAGTATTATGCTGGGTACCCGTCTTATTAGAAACGGACTGACCGACAAGGTAATTGCCGGAGGTACTGATGCACTTACCCGCTTTACATTGAACGGATTCAATTCGCTGATGATTTTGGATAAAAACCCGTGCAGACCTTTTGATGAAACTCGCAACGGGCTGAATCTTGGCGAAGCGGCAGCTTTTATTGTACTTGAACCCGAAAAAGCCATTACTGCCAATAAAAAATTTTACTGCGAGGTAACTGGATATGATAATGCCTGTGATGCATTTCACCAGACCGCTTCTTCGCCTGAAGGACTGGGTGCATTACTTGCCATGAAAAAAGCTCTTTCGGTAGCCGGATTACAACCGTCAGAAATACAATATATTAATGTACATGGTACCGGTACTCAGAATAATGATCTTTCGGAAGGTATAGCTATTCAAACACTTTTCGGGGAGAATGTGCCCCTGCTCAGTTCCACTAAATCATTTACCGGACACACACTGGGTGCTACCGGTGCAGTGGAAGCGATACTTTCTATACTATCTATAAAACAAGGCATTGTATATCCAAACCTGAATTTTTCGGAAAAAATGAAAGAATTAAATTTTTATCCGAATACCCAATTGCTTACGGGTAAAAATATAGTTAATGTGCTTAGTAATTCATTTGGTTTTGGTGGAAACAATACAACTTTAATATTTTCGAGGAGGTAA
- a CDS encoding phosphopantetheine-binding protein — protein sequence MEELINKLKEQIITELNLEDIKPEDIKPDTPLFGDEGLGLDSIDALELIVLLEKNYGIKIEDPKDGKKIFYSIRTLAEYITENQSKI from the coding sequence ATGGAAGAATTAATTAACAAACTGAAAGAACAAATTATAACCGAATTAAATCTGGAAGATATTAAACCAGAAGATATTAAACCTGATACCCCCCTCTTTGGCGATGAAGGTTTAGGATTGGATTCCATTGATGCACTTGAGCTTATAGTTTTACTTGAAAAAAATTATGGTATTAAAATTGAAGACCCCAAAGATGGGAAAAAAATATTCTATTCTATTCGTACTTTAGCCGAGTACATTACTGAAAACCAATCAAAAATTTAA
- a CDS encoding acyl-CoA thioesterase, with protein sequence MKITPLVSKTEITVRFCEVDPMHIVWHGNYIKYFEDGREDFGEKYGLSYSTIFNNQLLTPIVKMQCEYRCSLTFGEKAIVETQYVNTEAAKIIFKYKIFRKSNSELVATGESVQVFLNIQKELQLTHPQFFLDWKKRWGIH encoded by the coding sequence ATGAAAATAACACCTCTGGTTAGCAAAACAGAAATAACCGTTCGCTTTTGCGAGGTTGACCCCATGCATATTGTATGGCATGGAAACTATATAAAGTATTTTGAAGATGGAAGAGAAGATTTTGGCGAAAAATACGGACTAAGCTATAGTACGATTTTCAATAATCAATTATTAACTCCCATAGTTAAAATGCAATGTGAGTATAGATGTTCACTTACTTTTGGCGAAAAAGCCATAGTGGAAACACAATATGTAAATACAGAAGCAGCAAAGATAATTTTCAAATACAAAATTTTCAGAAAATCAAATAGTGAACTAGTGGCAACGGGCGAATCTGTACAAGTATTTTTAAATATTCAAAAAGAACTGCAACTTACCCACCCACAGTTTTTTTTGGATTGGAAAAAAAGGTGGGGGATACATTAA
- a CDS encoding ABC transporter ATP-binding protein has product MIKTVNLSKVFRTDEVETTALNLVSFSITKGEFVAIMGPSGCGKSTLLNILGLLDNPTSGEYYLFEREVSKFTERQRALLRKQNIGFVFQNFNLVDELTVFENIELPLIYRGMYSGERKKRVEQILEQMQIMHRKKHFPLQLSGGQQQRVAVARAVVTRPNLILADEPTGNLDSANGEEVMSILEKLNQSGTTIIMVTHSQRDADYAQRIIRLFDGQIVTENIRERFVI; this is encoded by the coding sequence ATGATAAAAACTGTTAACCTTTCAAAAGTATTTCGTACAGATGAAGTAGAAACCACTGCGCTAAATCTGGTTTCATTTTCAATAACAAAAGGAGAGTTTGTAGCTATAATGGGACCTTCGGGTTGCGGGAAGTCCACCCTTTTAAATATTTTGGGTTTACTTGATAATCCGACAAGTGGAGAATATTATTTATTTGAACGGGAAGTATCGAAATTTACAGAACGGCAGCGTGCATTGTTGCGGAAACAAAATATTGGTTTTGTATTTCAGAACTTTAATCTTGTTGACGAACTGACTGTTTTTGAAAACATCGAATTGCCCCTTATTTACCGGGGAATGTATAGCGGCGAACGGAAAAAAAGAGTAGAACAAATATTGGAACAAATGCAGATAATGCACCGGAAAAAACATTTTCCCCTGCAACTTTCCGGAGGTCAGCAGCAACGTGTAGCAGTAGCCAGAGCAGTGGTTACCCGCCCCAACCTGATTCTTGCCGACGAACCTACCGGAAATCTCGATTCGGCTAATGGTGAAGAAGTGATGAGCATTCTCGAAAAGTTGAATCAATCGGGTACTACCATAATTATGGTAACACATTCGCAACGCGATGCCGATTATGCGCAACGTATAATTCGTCTTTTCGATGGACAAATTGTTACGGAAAATATTCGCGAACGGTTTGTTATTTAA
- a CDS encoding beta-ketoacyl synthase chain length factor, with the protein MEAFINGIGIISSQNIPNTDLFPKEIINDSLGILKLITPDYKDYIDLMARRRMGRIIKAGVTAAKMCLNDAGLSQPDAIITGTGLGCIEDTEKFLASILQNNERLLNPVHFMQSTYNTLSSQIAIVLNCNNYNNTFVHRSFSFESAIQDALMLIAEKETQTALVGSIDEITQNHYLINRRLNKWKTESLYSLDLFNKNSPGTVPGEGAIYFLLSDVPATTTYSILAGVKMFYKPQSPTETENKILQFLKECDTDIHDIDMIITGINGDNRFDGIYTHLLEGVFLGKPHAGFKHLCGEYFTATSFAVWLASVILKNQEAPSVCVINHSPTAPLRNILIWNHNKNINHSVLLIKKYQ; encoded by the coding sequence ATGGAGGCATTTATTAACGGCATAGGCATTATTTCCTCACAAAATATCCCCAATACCGATCTTTTCCCCAAGGAAATCATCAATGATTCTTTGGGTATTTTAAAACTTATTACACCTGACTATAAGGACTATATTGACCTGATGGCTCGTAGGCGAATGGGGCGAATTATTAAAGCAGGTGTTACTGCGGCTAAAATGTGCCTTAATGATGCGGGTTTATCACAGCCAGATGCAATTATTACCGGAACAGGTCTGGGATGTATCGAAGACACCGAAAAATTTCTGGCTTCCATCCTTCAAAACAATGAAAGATTGCTCAACCCTGTACATTTTATGCAGTCAACATACAATACACTCAGTTCGCAGATTGCTATTGTGCTGAATTGCAATAACTACAATAATACTTTTGTCCACAGGAGTTTTTCCTTCGAAAGTGCAATTCAGGATGCGTTGATGCTAATTGCCGAAAAAGAAACACAAACAGCATTGGTGGGTAGCATTGATGAAATAACACAAAACCACTATCTTATAAACCGGAGACTCAATAAGTGGAAAACAGAATCATTGTATAGTTTAGATTTATTCAATAAAAATTCTCCAGGAACTGTCCCCGGTGAAGGAGCCATCTATTTTTTGCTTTCTGATGTACCAGCAACTACTACTTATTCAATTTTGGCAGGTGTAAAAATGTTTTACAAACCCCAATCGCCCACAGAAACCGAAAATAAAATTTTGCAATTTTTAAAAGAATGTGATACAGATATTCATGATATTGATATGATAATCACTGGAATAAATGGTGATAATCGTTTTGATGGAATTTATACTCACTTGCTTGAAGGAGTATTTCTAGGGAAACCTCACGCGGGTTTCAAACACCTCTGCGGAGAGTATTTTACTGCAACTTCTTTTGCTGTATGGTTAGCATCGGTAATTTTAAAAAACCAGGAAGCGCCTTCTGTTTGTGTTATTAACCATTCGCCAACTGCCCCATTACGCAATATTTTGATTTGGAATCATAATAAAAATATAAATCACAGTGTTTTGTTGATAAAGAAATACCAATAA
- a CDS encoding beta-ketoacyl synthase chain length factor, with protein MKAYINGLSAISPYDPNGKPFVNDYLKCAEPDYKGFINPALARRMSRMVKMGVAAAKIGLKDAGVDIPDAIITGTGLGCIEDTEKFIASIIANEEKLLPPTSFIQSTHNTVGAQIALELKCHNYNYTYVHRGFSFEWALIDSLMLIAEKEASRVLLGSIDETTLNIYSITHRLGHWRQGNAMPGFGSLKPVAGEGAVFFMLGNQPEEKNYCSIYAPHIFYKASGTDVINCEIENFLTQYSLKISDIDLVILGANGNRITDSGYNVLLDGLFKNIPAAVFKNLCGEYHTASSFAVWLASNILKEQQLPSRMLINSKAPDSVRRILIYNHYRNINHSLLLLEK; from the coding sequence ATGAAAGCATATATTAACGGATTATCGGCTATTTCTCCTTACGACCCCAACGGGAAACCTTTTGTTAACGATTATCTAAAATGTGCTGAACCTGATTATAAAGGATTTATCAACCCAGCCTTAGCCAGAAGGATGAGCCGGATGGTAAAAATGGGAGTTGCTGCAGCTAAGATAGGGTTAAAAGATGCGGGTGTGGATATTCCCGATGCAATTATTACCGGCACAGGATTGGGTTGCATTGAAGATACTGAAAAGTTTATAGCATCTATTATTGCCAATGAAGAAAAATTATTACCACCAACATCCTTTATCCAATCAACCCATAATACCGTAGGGGCGCAGATTGCACTGGAACTGAAATGCCATAATTATAATTATACTTACGTACACCGTGGATTTTCATTTGAATGGGCATTGATTGACAGTCTGATGCTTATTGCCGAAAAAGAAGCATCCCGGGTTCTTCTTGGCAGTATTGATGAAACTACTCTTAATATATATTCCATTACTCACCGTCTCGGTCATTGGCGACAAGGAAACGCAATGCCCGGATTTGGTTCCTTAAAGCCGGTTGCAGGAGAAGGAGCCGTATTTTTTATGCTGGGCAACCAACCTGAAGAAAAAAACTATTGCAGTATTTATGCCCCGCATATTTTTTATAAGGCTTCCGGTACAGATGTCATCAACTGCGAAATAGAAAACTTCCTTACTCAGTATTCGTTAAAAATATCTGATATTGATTTGGTTATTCTTGGTGCTAACGGTAACAGGATTACCGATAGTGGCTATAATGTTTTGTTGGACGGATTATTCAAAAATATTCCTGCAGCTGTTTTTAAAAACCTTTGCGGAGAATATCATACTGCATCGTCGTTCGCTGTTTGGCTTGCATCCAACATTTTGAAGGAACAACAATTGCCTTCCCGTATGTTAATCAACAGCAAAGCACCAGACTCGGTTCGGCGCATACTTATTTATAACCATTACCGCAACATCAACCATTCTTTATTACTTTTGGAAAAATGA
- a CDS encoding beta-ketoacyl-[acyl-carrier-protein] synthase family protein — MRKVFVTGIGIISAVGNNVRETIASVQNSRSGIGNITLIDTIYKNLPFAEVKCNNSALFKKVGIEEAESFSRTALLSMVAAREALLYSKINDIAEWKTGLISSTTVGGMDKSELYYEDFLTNNSRNNYIDIHDCADHTEKIADYLGINEYLTTISTACSSSANSIMFAARLIRNGTLDRAIAGGSECLSKFHIDGFYSLQILDTEPCKPFDAFRNGLTLGEGAAYLVLESEEAVKTSGKTILCELSGWGNACEAYHQTASSPEGYGAVLAMQKALAVAGLQPSQISYINAHGTGTQNNDASEGNAIETVFGNNIPPVSSTKSFTGHTTSAAGAVEGVLCILAMNRGWLLPNLNFTHKMENTHFEPVRKLQTNIKFRHILSNSFGFGGNDSCLIFSKV; from the coding sequence ATGCGAAAGGTCTTTGTAACAGGGATTGGAATTATTTCCGCAGTCGGAAATAATGTTAGGGAAACAATTGCTTCAGTACAAAATTCACGTTCCGGGATTGGCAATATTACTTTGATAGATACTATTTATAAAAATCTTCCTTTTGCAGAAGTGAAGTGCAATAATTCCGCACTTTTTAAAAAGGTTGGTATTGAAGAAGCAGAAAGTTTTTCCCGGACAGCATTGCTGAGCATGGTAGCTGCCCGCGAAGCCTTGCTTTACAGTAAAATAAACGATATCGCCGAATGGAAAACAGGCTTAATTTCTTCAACCACTGTTGGCGGAATGGACAAAAGCGAACTGTATTACGAAGATTTTTTAACCAACAATTCCAGAAACAATTATATTGATATTCATGATTGTGCCGATCATACTGAAAAAATTGCCGATTATTTAGGTATAAATGAATATCTTACTACCATCAGTACTGCCTGTTCTTCCTCAGCAAACAGTATCATGTTTGCTGCACGGCTTATCAGGAATGGTACACTCGATCGCGCCATAGCCGGCGGAAGCGAATGCTTGTCGAAATTTCATATAGATGGCTTCTATTCGTTGCAAATTTTAGATACAGAACCTTGTAAACCTTTTGATGCGTTTAGGAACGGACTTACTTTGGGCGAAGGAGCTGCCTACCTCGTTCTCGAATCGGAAGAAGCAGTAAAAACAAGCGGAAAAACTATCCTCTGTGAACTCAGCGGATGGGGAAATGCTTGCGAAGCATACCATCAAACTGCATCTTCACCTGAAGGGTACGGCGCCGTACTTGCCATGCAGAAAGCCTTGGCTGTTGCAGGTTTGCAACCCTCACAAATCAGCTATATTAATGCACACGGTACTGGTACACAAAATAATGATGCTTCGGAAGGTAATGCCATTGAAACGGTTTTCGGGAATAATATACCTCCGGTAAGTTCTACCAAATCATTTACCGGACATACAACCAGTGCTGCCGGAGCCGTAGAAGGTGTACTCTGCATCCTGGCAATGAACCGTGGTTGGTTGCTTCCAAACTTGAATTTTACCCATAAAATGGAAAATACCCACTTCGAACCTGTCAGAAAATTACAAACAAACATAAAATTCCGGCATATTTTATCTAATTCCTTTGGTTTTGGAGGAAATGATTCTTGCCTTATTTTTTCAAAAGTGTGA